In the genome of Cutibacterium equinum, one region contains:
- a CDS encoding LutC/YkgG family protein — translation MTTISTDPVARTEILARIRRASTDITNPDPVTDVPVEWKYGTGIEMDDVVGTFVQKVTDYKATVVRVKAADVPKAIVEGLKATGAQRSAVVPVGLDKSWVEAIKGAGIDARADEPQLSKEELNGTDAVVTASAVGIADTGSIVLTHVEDQGRRAITLVPDRHVCVIKASQVVSDVPEAIQIVKPSVHDGHPLTFISGGSATSDIELARVDGVHGPRKLYVIVVDDQ, via the coding sequence ATGACCACCATCAGCACTGATCCTGTGGCGCGTACTGAGATCCTTGCCCGGATTCGCCGTGCCAGCACCGACATCACCAACCCCGATCCGGTCACCGATGTGCCGGTCGAGTGGAAGTACGGCACTGGCATCGAGATGGACGACGTCGTCGGAACCTTTGTCCAGAAGGTCACCGACTACAAGGCCACCGTCGTGCGAGTCAAGGCGGCTGACGTTCCCAAGGCCATCGTCGAGGGGCTCAAGGCCACCGGTGCACAGCGCAGCGCAGTCGTCCCGGTTGGGCTGGACAAGTCCTGGGTCGAGGCGATCAAGGGTGCCGGTATCGACGCCCGGGCCGACGAGCCCCAGTTGTCCAAGGAGGAGCTCAATGGCACTGACGCCGTTGTCACTGCATCGGCGGTCGGCATTGCTGACACCGGTTCGATCGTCCTGACCCATGTCGAGGACCAGGGGCGGCGGGCCATCACCCTCGTCCCGGACCGCCACGTCTGCGTCATCAAGGCCAGTCAGGTCGTCTCCGACGTCCCGGAGGCCATCCAGATCGTCAAGCCGTCGGTGCACGATGGTCACCCGTTGACCTTCATCTCGGGTGGTTCGGCAACCTCCGACATCGAGTTGGCACGTGTCGATGGCGTCCATGGGCCCCGCAAGCTCTACGTCATCGTCGTGGACGATCAGTGA
- the cydC gene encoding thiol reductant ABC exporter subunit CydC, protein MNARTAQLLKTLLKDVPRGRWLLVLSTLLAACASGASVALMGVSAWLLSRAAELPPVLYLEAAAVGVRFFGISRGVFRYAERLVGHDLALRMQGALRMRVYDRLSRTTLVGRRRGDLLVRVTADVDAVLDMVVRVIVPACASSLVIIATTALLAQFSLASAAVLLLSALLAAVVMPAITKRVSHSADSAVVPLRGELASRTRELAHCAPDLVAYGAQDAILGSVLEVDSRLRAAERKAAWGRGLGTAGQILAAGVAVVSALWIGGNAVADGRIGGRTLAVLVLTPLALHEVFGAFTGAAQTHTRAKAALLRVVEVLDAPQVGTGDSPTAGASEDEPSLVIEGLTVGWPGGRPVLEDVNLTVAAGESVAVVGRSGIGKTTLAATVMGLIPPVAGRVTTTGRVRYLAQDAHVFATSISENVRIGCKEATEAEVVTALERAGLVMSPDRMVAEDGGTLSGGEAQRLSLARVLVNHDTSEDPSAHDVLILDEPSEHLDVETATAIMDDLWASTPHAAKLVITHDPAVMARCDRVWEV, encoded by the coding sequence ATGAACGCGCGGACCGCCCAGTTGCTGAAAACTCTGCTCAAGGACGTACCACGCGGCCGTTGGTTGCTCGTCCTGTCCACCCTGCTGGCCGCATGTGCATCCGGCGCATCGGTGGCCCTCATGGGTGTCTCGGCATGGTTGTTGTCGCGAGCCGCAGAACTACCGCCGGTGTTGTACCTGGAAGCCGCCGCTGTCGGGGTGCGATTCTTCGGCATCTCCCGAGGAGTGTTCCGCTACGCCGAGCGCCTGGTCGGCCACGATCTGGCCCTGCGGATGCAAGGGGCGCTGCGAATGCGGGTCTACGACCGGCTGTCACGCACGACCTTGGTGGGACGACGCCGTGGCGACCTGCTGGTTCGAGTGACGGCGGACGTCGACGCGGTGCTTGACATGGTCGTGCGGGTCATCGTGCCGGCGTGTGCGTCAAGCCTTGTCATCATTGCGACGACGGCGCTGCTGGCCCAGTTCTCGCTGGCCTCGGCTGCGGTGCTGCTGCTGTCGGCGCTGCTGGCCGCCGTCGTCATGCCGGCCATCACCAAGCGTGTGTCCCACTCCGCCGACTCTGCTGTGGTGCCGCTACGCGGTGAGCTCGCATCCCGCACCCGTGAACTGGCTCACTGTGCCCCTGACCTGGTCGCTTACGGAGCCCAGGATGCCATCCTGGGCTCCGTGCTGGAGGTCGACTCCCGGCTGCGAGCCGCAGAGCGCAAAGCAGCCTGGGGACGCGGTCTCGGCACCGCCGGACAGATCCTGGCAGCCGGAGTGGCCGTCGTCTCGGCCCTGTGGATCGGTGGCAATGCGGTTGCTGATGGACGCATTGGTGGGCGCACCCTGGCCGTGCTGGTCCTGACCCCACTGGCCCTCCACGAGGTGTTCGGTGCCTTCACCGGAGCTGCCCAGACCCATACCCGGGCCAAGGCAGCCCTGCTGCGGGTCGTCGAGGTGTTGGATGCCCCCCAGGTCGGGACAGGAGACTCTCCCACCGCCGGAGCATCTGAAGACGAGCCGTCCCTGGTCATCGAGGGTTTGACCGTCGGGTGGCCTGGCGGTCGCCCGGTGCTGGAGGACGTCAACCTGACGGTCGCTGCCGGGGAGTCGGTGGCCGTCGTCGGACGGTCGGGGATTGGCAAGACGACCCTGGCCGCGACCGTCATGGGCCTCATTCCCCCGGTCGCCGGGAGGGTTACGACGACCGGACGGGTGAGGTACCTGGCCCAGGATGCCCACGTCTTCGCAACATCAATCAGTGAGAACGTGCGCATCGGCTGCAAGGAGGCCACCGAGGCCGAGGTCGTCACCGCGCTGGAGCGAGCCGGACTCGTCATGTCCCCCGACCGTATGGTGGCCGAGGACGGTGGAACATTGTCCGGTGGCGAGGCACAACGGCTCTCCCTCGCCCGGGTGCTCGTCAACCACGACACATCCGAAGACCCTTCGGCCCATGATGTGCTCATCCTCGACGAACCCAGCGAGCACCTCGACGTCGAGACGGCCACCGCCATCATGGACGACCTGTGGGCCTCGACCCCCCATGCCGCCAAGCTCGTCATCACCCACGACCCCGCTGTCATGGCCCGATGTGACCGGGTGTGGGAAGTCTAA
- the cydD gene encoding thiol reductant ABC exporter subunit CydD gives MVGVATAVLILAQAWLLSRGISSVFTTHRLDGIAGWCGLLAAVFGGRAGLAWLQESLAHRASASVKSQLRRDILSARLSRPTEATMPSGTLINVVTTGLDALDGYYSKYLPQLVLAVIVPVVLATAIGFEDITSLIIVVVTIPLIPIFMALIGWRTEAAVAKRFKVATRLANHFSDLVAGLPTLQVFGRARAQLEGLRRTEAANRDETMRTLRISFLSSFVLELLATLSVALVAVTIGFRVAAGGMDLRTSLFILILAPEVFLPVRQVGTLFHDAADGMAAAEVSFGLIESGRPVASTGDVEMPSPRNAPVVVSGLTHTYDGADRPAPDNLSLRIDPGHLVALAGHSGGGKTTTLSCLLGFIDPDAGSILVGDRELVGADESVWQAWRRQLAYVPQVPAMMAGTVAQNVRLGYPEAPDAVLRESLDRCGGASIPLDKRVDDDAEGLSAGERRRVALARALVRVEQAGAGLLVLDEPTAGLDATTEAAVLQAVRASGASVLVVTHRHNVLEAADTVVDLATGVAA, from the coding sequence GTGGTGGGCGTGGCGACAGCCGTGCTCATCCTCGCACAGGCCTGGTTGTTGTCCCGTGGCATCTCCTCGGTCTTCACCACCCACCGTCTCGACGGCATCGCAGGCTGGTGCGGACTGCTCGCTGCGGTGTTCGGTGGCCGCGCCGGTCTGGCGTGGCTGCAGGAGTCCCTGGCCCATCGGGCGTCAGCGTCGGTCAAGTCCCAGTTGCGACGCGACATCTTGAGCGCCAGGTTGTCTCGCCCCACCGAGGCAACGATGCCATCGGGAACCCTCATCAACGTGGTGACGACGGGCCTTGACGCCCTGGACGGGTACTACTCGAAGTACCTTCCCCAGCTCGTGCTGGCCGTCATCGTGCCGGTGGTACTCGCGACCGCGATCGGATTTGAGGACATCACGAGCCTCATCATCGTCGTCGTGACGATCCCGCTCATCCCCATCTTCATGGCCCTCATCGGGTGGCGCACCGAGGCGGCCGTGGCCAAGCGGTTCAAGGTCGCCACCCGGCTGGCCAATCACTTCTCCGATCTTGTCGCCGGCCTGCCGACCCTGCAGGTCTTCGGACGGGCCCGCGCCCAGCTCGAGGGACTGCGCCGCACCGAGGCTGCCAACCGCGACGAGACCATGCGCACCCTGCGCATCAGCTTCCTGTCCTCCTTCGTCCTGGAACTGCTGGCCACCCTGTCAGTGGCCCTCGTCGCGGTCACCATCGGATTCCGGGTGGCCGCAGGCGGCATGGACCTGCGCACATCCCTGTTCATCCTCATCCTCGCCCCCGAGGTGTTCCTGCCGGTGCGACAGGTGGGCACCCTCTTCCACGACGCCGCCGACGGGATGGCTGCCGCCGAGGTGTCCTTCGGACTCATCGAGTCAGGACGGCCGGTGGCCTCGACCGGCGACGTCGAGATGCCCTCCCCAAGGAATGCGCCGGTGGTCGTCAGTGGGCTGACTCACACCTATGACGGGGCTGATCGGCCCGCCCCCGACAACCTTTCCCTACGTATCGACCCGGGGCACCTCGTCGCCCTGGCTGGACATTCCGGCGGCGGCAAAACGACCACCCTGTCGTGCCTGTTGGGATTCATCGACCCCGACGCCGGGTCCATCCTCGTGGGTGACCGAGAACTCGTCGGGGCTGACGAGTCGGTGTGGCAGGCGTGGCGTCGTCAACTGGCCTACGTGCCCCAAGTACCGGCGATGATGGCCGGGACGGTGGCCCAGAATGTGCGGCTGGGCTACCCGGAAGCCCCTGACGCCGTGTTACGTGAGTCCCTGGACCGGTGTGGCGGCGCGTCCATCCCGTTGGACAAGAGAGTCGACGACGACGCCGAAGGACTGTCTGCCGGGGAGAGACGCCGTGTCGCTCTGGCACGCGCCCTGGTGCGAGTCGAACAGGCCGGTGCCGGTCTGCTGGTCCTCGACGAGCCGACCGCAGGTCTGGATGCCACCACCGAGGCAGCCGTGTTGCAGGCCGTGCGGGCGTCGGGAGCCTCGGTGCTGGTCGTGACCCATCGTCACAATGTCCTCGAGGCGGCTGACACTGTTGTCGACCTCGCAACGGGGGTGGCCGCATGA
- the cydB gene encoding cytochrome d ubiquinol oxidase subunit II translates to MFPVLETAAHSPLTIVWFILITVLWVGFFFLEGFDFGVAMLLPFMGRDDKDRRLMVNTIGPTWDGNEVWLLTAGGATFAAFPGWYATMFSGLYLPLLLVLLGLIIRGVSFEYRSKHPSSTWRNTFDWMATIGSFLPTLVLGVGFANFVRGLAVGPHPTPDGEVAPLVTTSFWGLFTPFALIGGILFVVLFCAHGANFVALKTMGDMHDRARKTSAKLGWIATAVALVWALMFNIMYVTNDGRQVLTWILCLLVVVLLAGGSTVVAKGREGLAFLCTGVGIALMIVACMIAMYGNLGYRPSGIAFDMWIASSTPYTLKIMTISACVFVPIVLAYQIWSYWVFRKRLTREAIPDTAVAA, encoded by the coding sequence ATGTTTCCTGTGCTTGAAACTGCTGCTCATTCGCCCCTGACGATCGTGTGGTTCATCCTCATCACCGTCCTGTGGGTTGGATTCTTCTTCCTCGAAGGCTTCGACTTCGGCGTCGCGATGCTACTTCCCTTCATGGGACGTGACGACAAGGACCGTCGCCTCATGGTCAACACCATCGGCCCGACTTGGGACGGCAACGAGGTGTGGCTGCTCACCGCTGGTGGCGCCACCTTCGCGGCCTTCCCCGGCTGGTACGCGACGATGTTCTCCGGCCTCTACCTGCCGCTGCTGCTGGTGCTGCTCGGCCTCATCATCCGTGGTGTCTCCTTCGAGTACCGCTCGAAGCACCCGTCCTCGACATGGCGCAACACCTTCGACTGGATGGCCACCATCGGGTCCTTCCTGCCCACCCTGGTGCTTGGCGTCGGCTTCGCGAACTTCGTCCGCGGCCTGGCCGTCGGCCCGCACCCGACCCCTGACGGCGAGGTCGCCCCGCTGGTGACGACCTCCTTCTGGGGGCTGTTCACCCCGTTCGCCCTCATCGGCGGCATCCTGTTCGTGGTGCTCTTCTGCGCCCACGGGGCCAATTTCGTCGCTCTCAAGACGATGGGTGACATGCACGACCGGGCTCGCAAGACCTCGGCCAAGCTGGGCTGGATCGCCACCGCCGTTGCTCTGGTGTGGGCCCTGATGTTCAACATCATGTACGTCACCAATGACGGGCGCCAGGTGCTGACCTGGATCCTCTGCCTGCTCGTCGTCGTGCTGCTGGCCGGCGGTTCGACAGTCGTCGCCAAGGGACGCGAGGGTCTGGCCTTCCTGTGCACCGGTGTGGGTATCGCCCTCATGATCGTTGCCTGCATGATCGCCATGTACGGCAACCTCGGTTACCGCCCGTCGGGGATCGCCTTCGACATGTGGATCGCCTCGTCGACGCCGTACACCCTGAAGATCATGACCATCAGCGCCTGTGTCTTCGTGCCGATCGTGCTGGCCTACCAGATCTGGAGCTACTGGGTGTTCCGCAAGCGCCTCACCCGTGAAGCCATCCCGGACACTGCGGTGGCCGCCTGA
- a CDS encoding cytochrome ubiquinol oxidase subunit I, whose protein sequence is MDAQLIARWQFGITTVYHFFFVPITIALSMLVAVMQTVWLKTRNDRYLRLTKFYGKLFLINFALGVVTGIVQEFQFGMNWSEYSRFVGDIFGAPLALEALLAFFMESTFIGLWIFGWEKLPKGVHLACIYLAAVGTMISAVFILAANSWMQNPVGATYNPTTHRAELTDFGAVLTNPVFKATFLHQISACYMVAGALIAAIAFWHLAKVAKGRRTSQISDAEEAETVRTWRWASKFGAWVLVVACVGIVLSGDYQGKVMTDAQPMKMAAAEGAFDTTSDFSLLTIGDKNGDEEVWAIKIPGMLGFLSNGEWGSTIKGINELSNYQVHEYTYHRKDGSQTSLQSSYQEVLRQKIDANGIELEPNIPVSYWTFRMMIALGLIGGLIGLIMLISMRGDRNPKRHGWLTFFMICLPLLPLFGNSIGWIFSEMGRQPWIVAGVLPTTAAVSPGVSAGSVLFSTIVYTAVYGILAVVEVSLFWKTLKKGLPELPSSRQPAVEGEDTPLSFAY, encoded by the coding sequence ATGGATGCCCAACTGATCGCCCGATGGCAATTCGGGATCACGACGGTCTACCACTTCTTCTTCGTCCCGATCACGATCGCGCTATCGATGCTCGTGGCAGTGATGCAGACGGTGTGGCTCAAGACCCGCAACGACCGTTACCTTCGCCTGACCAAGTTCTACGGCAAGCTCTTCCTCATCAACTTCGCCCTTGGCGTCGTCACCGGCATCGTGCAGGAGTTCCAGTTCGGCATGAACTGGTCGGAGTACTCCCGATTCGTCGGAGACATCTTCGGCGCCCCGCTGGCCCTCGAGGCTCTGCTTGCCTTCTTCATGGAGTCAACCTTCATCGGCCTGTGGATCTTCGGATGGGAGAAGCTTCCCAAGGGAGTGCACCTGGCGTGCATCTATCTGGCCGCCGTTGGCACCATGATTTCCGCGGTGTTCATCCTGGCGGCCAACTCGTGGATGCAAAACCCCGTAGGTGCCACGTACAACCCCACCACTCACCGGGCTGAGTTGACCGATTTCGGTGCCGTTCTCACCAATCCGGTCTTCAAGGCAACCTTCCTGCACCAGATTTCCGCGTGCTACATGGTCGCAGGAGCCCTCATCGCCGCAATCGCCTTCTGGCACCTGGCCAAGGTCGCCAAGGGACGTCGCACCTCCCAGATTTCTGACGCCGAGGAGGCCGAGACCGTGCGCACCTGGCGTTGGGCTTCCAAGTTCGGAGCCTGGGTGCTCGTCGTCGCCTGCGTCGGCATCGTGCTCAGCGGTGACTACCAGGGCAAGGTCATGACCGACGCCCAGCCCATGAAGATGGCCGCCGCTGAAGGCGCCTTCGACACAACCTCGGACTTCTCGCTGCTGACCATCGGCGACAAGAACGGTGACGAAGAGGTGTGGGCCATCAAGATCCCCGGCATGCTCGGCTTCCTCAGCAATGGCGAGTGGGGGTCAACGATCAAGGGCATCAACGAGCTCAGCAACTACCAAGTTCACGAGTACACCTACCACCGCAAGGACGGCTCGCAGACCTCCCTGCAGTCCTCCTACCAGGAGGTGCTGCGCCAGAAGATTGACGCCAATGGCATCGAACTGGAGCCGAACATCCCGGTCTCCTACTGGACCTTCCGAATGATGATCGCCCTCGGTTTGATCGGCGGGCTCATCGGTCTCATCATGCTCATCTCGATGCGCGGTGACCGTAACCCGAAGCGGCACGGCTGGCTGACCTTCTTCATGATCTGCCTGCCACTGCTGCCGCTGTTCGGCAACTCCATCGGCTGGATCTTCTCCGAAATGGGACGTCAGCCCTGGATCGTCGCCGGTGTGCTGCCCACCACGGCGGCTGTCTCACCCGGTGTTTCTGCCGGCAGCGTGCTCTTCTCGACCATCGTCTACACGGCGGTGTACGGCATCTTGGCCGTCGTCGAGGTGAGCCTGTTCTGGAAGACCCTCAAGAAGGGCCTGCCCGAACTGCCCTCGAGTCGTCAACCTGCTGTCGAGGGCGAGGACACTCCGCTGTCCTTCGCATACTGA
- a CDS encoding ABC transporter substrate-binding protein: MRPKLALVVAGVLLVGAAACSRASIPFAKHSSDNSVEVWHRMSMGSDLPSLESAGHEYQRRNPGVNLSVHAMSSTTEEYLATLETSVEEGKAPCMAQVPSASVAKLAHDGMLEDVTQYAEQYRDKYDRGPMSQVAYQGRTYGLPMDTSPMVLFYDSDAWAQAQVSPPTNWQEFRAAATTLASRGKAVSDLPMDQTGWLAAMSDTTGSPWFVPVDDTTWRVGIDSEGVRTLTDQLQQMVDAKQLVVSRGWESVHADFSSGKIVGHIGVPADLPDLKAAVGAGQHHWKVATIPPLDGHDSRVSSYQSSSWVILKGCTSPREALGFADALDSEPDVLTGRGLIPAGQIEDMTTPASLETLVGDEDVVGDLADVGRKIGDDSSTSPVWDEVVAAWHPAATLWGTKTKVSGKLPGLAATARSALVAAGLHVSEG; the protein is encoded by the coding sequence ATGAGACCCAAGCTGGCCCTCGTGGTGGCGGGGGTGCTTCTCGTCGGCGCAGCCGCGTGCTCACGGGCGTCGATCCCATTTGCCAAACACAGTTCCGACAACTCGGTCGAGGTGTGGCATCGGATGTCCATGGGCTCTGATCTGCCGAGCCTGGAGAGCGCCGGTCACGAGTATCAGCGTCGCAATCCTGGTGTGAACCTCTCCGTGCACGCGATGTCGTCGACGACTGAGGAGTACCTCGCCACCTTGGAGACGTCGGTTGAGGAGGGCAAGGCTCCCTGTATGGCCCAGGTGCCGAGCGCATCGGTGGCGAAGTTGGCTCATGACGGGATGCTGGAGGACGTCACCCAGTACGCCGAGCAGTACCGCGACAAGTATGACCGTGGCCCGATGTCACAGGTCGCCTATCAGGGGCGGACGTACGGGCTGCCGATGGACACCTCCCCGATGGTCCTGTTCTACGATTCCGACGCTTGGGCCCAGGCCCAGGTGTCTCCCCCGACCAACTGGCAGGAGTTCCGCGCGGCAGCGACGACGTTGGCGTCGCGGGGTAAGGCGGTCTCAGATCTGCCGATGGACCAGACCGGCTGGCTGGCAGCCATGTCTGACACAACGGGGTCCCCATGGTTCGTCCCGGTCGATGACACCACATGGCGGGTTGGGATTGATTCTGAGGGGGTGCGCACGCTCACCGATCAGTTACAGCAGATGGTCGACGCCAAACAGCTCGTCGTCTCCCGCGGATGGGAGTCGGTGCACGCGGATTTCTCCTCCGGGAAGATCGTCGGGCACATTGGCGTTCCTGCGGATCTTCCGGACCTCAAGGCTGCTGTTGGGGCCGGGCAGCATCACTGGAAAGTTGCCACAATTCCTCCGCTGGACGGTCATGATTCGCGAGTGTCGTCGTATCAGAGTTCGTCGTGGGTGATCCTCAAAGGGTGCACGAGTCCGCGAGAGGCACTGGGTTTTGCTGATGCTCTCGACAGTGAGCCTGATGTGCTGACGGGACGTGGGCTCATTCCTGCTGGTCAGATCGAGGACATGACCACACCGGCATCGTTGGAGACATTGGTGGGTGACGAAGATGTCGTCGGGGACCTGGCTGATGTGGGCCGCAAGATTGGCGATGACTCCTCGACCTCGCCGGTGTGGGATGAGGTTGTGGCGGCCTGGCACCCCGCTGCGACACTGTGGGGGACGAAGACGAAGGTCTCTGGGAAGCTGCCGGGGTTGGCCGCGACAGCCAGGAGTGCCCTGGTCGCTGCTGGGTTGCACGTGTCCGAAGGGTGA
- the lysS gene encoding lysine--tRNA ligase, protein MSSDTVSSQSPEVSEQMQVRLDKRARIIADGGQAYPVDLLRDHTLAQIRQKYTDDNGELTLAAGEETTDEVTIGGRVVFVRNTGKLCFASLQDGFTETSNGERLQVMVSKAEVGEESLAAWKTDVDLGDHVWVRGRVVVSRRGELSIMASEWRMASKALRPLPTLHKELSEETRVRRRYADMVVRDESRQMVRTRAIITRAVRHALDDRGFLEIETPILQLVHGGAAARPFNTHLNAFDIDMSLRIALELYLKRAMVGGTDRVYEMGRVFRNEGIDSSHSAEFSMLEAYMSWGNQFTIAEVIKDIIMEVADALDVHQIETPKGTIDLDGEWRWVSVYPGLSEKLGREVTLDTPLEELQAIAAEHQIELDPSWEAGKVVMELFGELVEPELINPTFVCDYPAIAQPLARPHRDDPRMVEAWDLIIGGMERGTGFSELVDPVIQREVLTKQSLAAAAGDPEAMQLDEDFLEALEFGCPPMGGLGLGLDRLVMLFTNAGIRETILFPLLKPER, encoded by the coding sequence GTGAGTTCTGACACCGTTTCCAGCCAGTCCCCTGAGGTCTCCGAGCAGATGCAGGTCCGTCTCGACAAGCGGGCCCGGATCATCGCCGATGGAGGCCAGGCCTATCCGGTTGACCTGCTGCGTGACCACACCCTGGCCCAGATCCGTCAGAAGTACACCGACGACAACGGCGAGTTGACCCTAGCTGCGGGGGAGGAGACGACCGACGAGGTCACCATCGGCGGGCGCGTCGTCTTCGTCCGCAACACCGGAAAGCTCTGCTTCGCCAGCTTGCAGGACGGGTTCACTGAAACCTCCAACGGTGAGCGTCTGCAGGTCATGGTTTCCAAGGCTGAGGTGGGCGAGGAGTCCTTGGCTGCCTGGAAGACCGACGTCGACCTGGGTGACCACGTGTGGGTGCGCGGCCGTGTCGTCGTTTCGCGTCGGGGTGAGCTGTCCATCATGGCCTCCGAGTGGCGGATGGCCTCCAAGGCCCTGCGTCCCCTGCCGACCCTCCACAAGGAGCTCTCCGAGGAGACCCGGGTCCGCCGTCGCTACGCCGACATGGTGGTGCGCGACGAGTCTCGTCAGATGGTGCGCACCCGCGCCATCATCACCCGCGCGGTGCGTCACGCCCTCGATGATCGTGGCTTCCTGGAGATCGAGACCCCGATTCTGCAGCTGGTCCACGGTGGTGCCGCGGCTCGTCCGTTCAACACCCACCTCAATGCTTTCGACATCGACATGAGCCTGCGCATCGCCCTCGAGCTCTACCTCAAGCGCGCGATGGTTGGCGGCACCGACCGGGTCTACGAGATGGGGCGTGTCTTCCGCAACGAGGGCATTGATTCCAGCCATTCCGCTGAGTTCTCCATGCTTGAGGCCTACATGAGCTGGGGCAACCAGTTCACCATCGCCGAGGTCATCAAGGACATCATCATGGAGGTCGCCGATGCCCTCGACGTCCACCAGATCGAGACCCCGAAGGGCACCATCGATCTCGACGGGGAATGGCGCTGGGTCAGCGTCTACCCGGGGCTGTCCGAGAAGCTGGGACGCGAGGTCACCCTCGACACCCCGTTGGAGGAACTGCAGGCCATCGCGGCCGAGCACCAGATCGAGCTCGACCCCTCCTGGGAGGCCGGCAAGGTCGTCATGGAGCTCTTCGGCGAGCTGGTCGAGCCCGAACTCATCAACCCGACCTTCGTCTGTGACTACCCTGCCATTGCGCAGCCGCTGGCCCGCCCGCACCGCGACGATCCCCGCATGGTCGAGGCCTGGGACCTCATCATCGGTGGCATGGAGCGCGGTACTGGGTTCTCCGAGCTTGTCGATCCCGTCATCCAGCGTGAGGTGCTCACCAAGCAGTCCCTGGCTGCTGCGGCCGGCGACCCGGAGGCCATGCAGCTCGACGAGGACTTCCTCGAGGCCCTCGAGTTCGGCTGCCCGCCCATGGGTGGTCTGGGACTAGGCCTGGACCGCTTGGTGATGCTGTTCACCAATGCCGGTATCCGTGAGACGATCCTGTTCCCGCTGCTCAAGCCCGAGCGCTGA
- a CDS encoding cell division protein CrgA produces MPESKVRPQAKKKAQAKNRVKAEERRTEKKAAPVDRSWVPKVFVPLFLLGVLWLIVYYIAGNQIPGMKDLGDWNVLIGMCLMAAGFGVATLWK; encoded by the coding sequence GTGCCCGAATCCAAGGTCAGACCGCAAGCCAAGAAGAAGGCCCAGGCCAAGAACCGGGTCAAGGCCGAGGAGCGCCGGACCGAGAAGAAGGCCGCACCGGTCGACCGTTCCTGGGTGCCGAAGGTGTTCGTCCCCCTCTTCCTGCTCGGCGTGCTGTGGCTGATCGTCTATTACATTGCCGGTAATCAGATCCCTGGCATGAAAGACCTTGGCGACTGGAACGTCCTCATCGGCATGTGCCTCATGGCTGCCGGTTTCGGCGTCGCCACCTTGTGGAAGTGA
- a CDS encoding DUF881 domain-containing protein → MSEDNDPEDPEDAIGGPLIQDIRSDSRHPRLARVATVLVTAMAGFMMTTAAVNSRGHDLRPERDTDMATLVRNQASHNAALHKEAASLRAQVDQLSKAEQTPGVTSSVVSSASALAPEVGLGAVSGKALRVTLDDAPLSENPDGVDANMLVVHQQDIQMVVNTLWAGGAEAMTIQGQRVISTTAVKCVGNTVVLHGVAYAPPYVIEAIGDRDAMEEALDSSEAVRIYKEYVSAYQLGWSVERLGTVTAPAYTGTVPMDYATPR, encoded by the coding sequence ATGAGCGAGGACAACGACCCTGAAGACCCCGAGGACGCCATTGGTGGCCCCCTCATCCAGGACATTCGCTCAGATTCCCGGCACCCACGTCTGGCCAGGGTCGCCACCGTGCTGGTCACGGCAATGGCTGGCTTCATGATGACGACGGCAGCGGTCAATTCCCGTGGTCACGACCTTCGCCCCGAACGCGACACCGACATGGCGACCCTCGTCCGAAACCAAGCCAGCCACAATGCTGCCCTGCACAAGGAGGCGGCCAGTCTGAGAGCCCAGGTTGACCAGCTCTCCAAGGCCGAGCAGACCCCAGGCGTCACGTCCTCGGTCGTCTCATCGGCCTCAGCGCTGGCGCCCGAAGTAGGGCTGGGAGCCGTCAGCGGCAAGGCCCTGCGGGTCACCCTTGATGACGCCCCCCTCAGCGAGAATCCCGACGGCGTCGACGCCAACATGCTCGTCGTCCACCAGCAGGACATCCAGATGGTCGTCAACACGCTGTGGGCCGGGGGAGCGGAAGCCATGACCATCCAGGGACAACGGGTCATCTCCACGACTGCCGTCAAATGTGTCGGCAATACCGTCGTCCTCCACGGGGTCGCCTATGCCCCTCCGTACGTCATCGAGGCGATTGGTGACCGCGACGCCATGGAGGAAGCCCTCGACAGCTCCGAGGCGGTGCGCATCTACAAGGAGTACGTGAGCGCCTACCAGTTGGGATGGTCGGTGGAAAGGCTGGGAACGGTCACGGCTCCCGCCTACACCGGCACGGTCCCCATGGACTACGCCACCCCTCGCTGA